In a single window of the Allobranchiibius huperziae genome:
- a CDS encoding T3SS (YopN, CesT) and YbjN peptide-binding chaperone 1 → MDEQATQARGFDAEVAKEWATFEVALGDHLAQLSRTERYEVYSLDQHDEPLVVVTREDELSNFELTAPALSSFDLGQEQRRVTKALGITTHPATFEWRLVHNGKLHLADHISWVMVGLLRDVYNVPSPVVLDAGTLTIPAPDEPQASFDTREPIAAEGPSELADAVEHTLAEICPKVSRLNDNYFRLGDAEGAITIRVDGDSRAVWVLQTPVKTRNTSVATREVALLNRDAVYGRYYLNGGWLIAEARLSANPFLPQHLIDTITALYAETHRIAGDFAWRTHGTVLEA, encoded by the coding sequence ATGGACGAGCAGGCAACACAGGCACGCGGTTTCGACGCCGAGGTGGCCAAGGAGTGGGCCACCTTCGAGGTGGCGCTCGGTGATCACCTGGCACAACTGTCGAGGACCGAGCGATACGAGGTGTATTCGCTCGATCAACACGACGAGCCGTTGGTAGTGGTGACCAGGGAGGACGAGCTGTCGAATTTCGAGCTCACAGCTCCTGCTCTCAGCAGCTTCGACCTGGGGCAGGAGCAGCGCCGAGTGACTAAAGCGCTCGGGATTACGACACATCCTGCAACGTTCGAGTGGCGCCTCGTGCACAACGGAAAGCTGCACCTGGCCGACCACATTTCATGGGTGATGGTGGGACTGTTGCGGGACGTCTACAACGTCCCGTCTCCCGTCGTGCTCGATGCGGGGACGCTGACAATCCCCGCCCCGGACGAGCCTCAAGCGTCGTTTGACACTCGCGAGCCGATCGCCGCGGAAGGGCCGTCCGAGCTCGCCGACGCCGTAGAACACACCTTGGCCGAAATTTGTCCAAAAGTCAGTCGTCTTAACGACAACTACTTCCGGCTGGGTGACGCAGAGGGAGCGATCACGATTCGAGTCGACGGCGACAGCAGAGCGGTGTGGGTGCTTCAGACTCCCGTGAAGACCCGTAACACCTCAGTCGCGACGCGCGAAGTCGCGCTGCTCAACCGTGACGCGGTCTACGGCCGCTACTACCTCAACGGTGGGTGGCTCATCGCGGAGGCCCGGTTGTCAGCCAATCCGTTCCTGCCTCAGCACCTCATCGACACGATCACCGCTCTGTACGCCGAGACCCATCGGATCGCCGGCGACTTCGCCTGGCGGACGCACGGGACCGTCCTTGAGGCTTGA
- a CDS encoding SIR2 family protein translates to MADLGHLFVVRGKLESVYCDALIVPTDSSAQLERTWDGVLSGVRRPKRLENGFARALRDDSGVPVWYLDVTERGDVSIDALVKHLSSVLEDVAAANLETTRARPLVAVPALGLAGGGHHGSAGAAIGRVMEALQAGADGIDIAFVLFSESDYAAAQWVRRQSGACDTDDALHKTQSRLADLARKGGLSLLIGAGVSIGAGLPSWTDLIEDLRSYLTQSQKDALGKLSVLDQAEYLAAVKGTKLGSVVANKIKVVQRPALGHLLLASLGCRAVATTNYDTLYENAVAAQAGAPMPTLLPYDGPAPGGSWVLKLHGDVDHPEDVVLARSEFIAYDAKNGPAGAIFQSMLLTTHLLAVGVSFRDDNILRLTHEVAGFVEAGGSSQKNELGTVLALGGDELQAAIWGGRLHWVAIGEDSDESLTQARELEIFLDHLAMHASVSSSYLLDPRYAALTEEDSEVIAAARAVADIVPKKPSARDRWKPLRDSLAALGYKHPASELPEAP, encoded by the coding sequence ATGGCAGATCTAGGTCATCTCTTCGTCGTGCGCGGCAAGCTCGAGAGTGTCTACTGCGACGCCTTGATCGTGCCCACCGACAGCAGCGCCCAGTTGGAGCGAACGTGGGATGGCGTGCTAAGCGGGGTGCGCCGACCAAAGAGGCTCGAGAACGGCTTCGCTCGGGCACTTCGCGACGACTCCGGCGTACCTGTTTGGTACCTGGATGTCACCGAACGTGGCGATGTGAGTATCGACGCGCTTGTGAAGCACCTGTCGTCTGTACTCGAGGATGTCGCCGCCGCGAATCTCGAAACCACGCGCGCGCGTCCGCTGGTGGCGGTGCCCGCGCTGGGGCTCGCGGGTGGCGGGCACCATGGATCCGCGGGAGCAGCTATAGGGCGAGTCATGGAGGCGCTCCAGGCAGGAGCCGATGGCATCGACATCGCCTTCGTGCTGTTCTCTGAATCGGACTACGCCGCTGCCCAATGGGTCCGCCGTCAAAGCGGTGCCTGCGACACAGATGACGCACTCCACAAAACCCAATCGCGGCTCGCAGACCTAGCTCGCAAGGGCGGTCTGTCGCTTTTGATCGGAGCCGGCGTGAGCATAGGCGCTGGCCTCCCCAGCTGGACCGACCTGATCGAAGACCTTCGTTCCTACCTCACGCAGAGTCAGAAAGATGCCCTCGGGAAGCTCAGCGTTCTGGATCAGGCGGAGTACCTGGCTGCCGTCAAGGGAACGAAGCTCGGGTCGGTGGTGGCCAACAAGATCAAGGTTGTGCAGCGCCCGGCCCTTGGTCACCTGCTCCTTGCATCGCTCGGATGCAGGGCAGTGGCGACGACGAACTACGACACGTTGTACGAGAACGCAGTGGCTGCCCAGGCCGGCGCGCCTATGCCCACGCTGCTGCCGTACGACGGTCCTGCGCCTGGAGGATCCTGGGTGCTCAAACTGCATGGCGACGTCGACCACCCCGAGGACGTAGTCCTTGCTCGCAGTGAGTTCATCGCGTACGACGCGAAGAATGGACCTGCCGGCGCGATCTTCCAGTCGATGCTTCTGACGACCCACCTTCTGGCGGTCGGAGTCTCGTTCAGGGACGACAACATCCTTCGGTTGACCCACGAGGTCGCCGGGTTCGTCGAAGCGGGAGGCAGCTCTCAGAAGAATGAGTTGGGGACGGTTCTCGCGTTAGGTGGGGATGAGCTCCAGGCGGCTATTTGGGGCGGCCGGTTGCATTGGGTCGCGATCGGCGAGGATTCCGACGAATCGTTGACGCAGGCCAGGGAACTCGAGATCTTTCTGGACCACTTAGCGATGCACGCGAGTGTGTCGTCCAGCTACCTGCTCGATCCGCGGTATGCCGCGCTCACTGAGGAAGACAGCGAGGTCATCGCGGCTGCCCGGGCAGTCGCGGACATCGTGCCCAAGAAACCGAGCGCTCGCGATCGGTGGAAACCCCTTCGTGACTCCCTTGCGGCGCTCGGCTACAAGCACCCCGCTTCTGAACTTCCGGAGGCACCGTGA
- a CDS encoding LysR family transcriptional regulator, with amino-acid sequence MELNLTEVLSWTVLAREGHYGRAADELHVSTSCLTKRIQRLESQLGTVLVERGPGGVLAITGTGRLFAVRAERLLDDARRLATSAHEPAAPVVVGVPGFDGARVFEHWARNQPPTVRETLATFVCWVGIAFDHLDLALKSQRVDIMLTAGASTQPGIRSTRLWPLDRIGLVARSHPLSGRRTVPVEQFATLPFLRSAAAPPDWMSLWCLGDVRPMSEARMVEVAPRSMSDVLGSVARGSVVAVSPTLVGPVLPPPVSYVRLEGAPPAWYFAHTRHDEPRRVVTEVLRLLASIPAEQTFA; translated from the coding sequence GTGGAACTCAATCTCACCGAGGTCCTGAGCTGGACCGTCCTGGCCCGTGAAGGTCACTACGGTCGAGCTGCCGACGAGCTGCACGTGTCGACGTCGTGCCTCACCAAACGGATCCAGCGCCTGGAGAGCCAGCTGGGGACGGTCTTGGTCGAGCGGGGACCAGGAGGGGTGCTCGCCATCACCGGCACCGGGCGGCTCTTCGCTGTCCGGGCCGAGCGGCTGCTCGACGACGCGCGCCGTCTCGCCACCTCGGCCCACGAGCCGGCCGCGCCGGTGGTCGTCGGGGTGCCCGGGTTCGATGGCGCCCGGGTTTTCGAGCACTGGGCTCGCAACCAACCGCCCACCGTCCGCGAGACGCTCGCGACGTTCGTGTGCTGGGTCGGCATCGCCTTCGATCACCTCGATCTTGCTCTGAAGAGCCAGCGCGTCGACATCATGCTGACCGCGGGTGCGTCCACTCAGCCGGGGATCCGCTCCACTCGCCTGTGGCCCCTGGATCGCATCGGGCTGGTGGCCAGATCACACCCGCTCAGCGGCCGTCGTACCGTGCCGGTGGAGCAGTTCGCGACCCTCCCGTTCCTGCGATCGGCCGCCGCTCCGCCCGACTGGATGTCGCTGTGGTGCCTGGGCGACGTGCGGCCGATGAGCGAGGCTCGCATGGTCGAGGTCGCACCGCGGTCCATGTCCGACGTCCTGGGCAGCGTCGCGCGCGGGTCTGTCGTGGCGGTCAGCCCCACTCTCGTCGGCCCGGTCCTGCCTCCGCCCGTGTCATACGTAAGGCTCGAGGGCGCCCCGCCTGCGTGGTACTTCGCGCACACCCGACACGACGAGCCGAGGCGCGTTGTGACTGAGGTCCTACGGCTCCTCGCGTCAATACCCGCCGAGCAAACTTTCGCCTGA